A single genomic interval of halophilic archaeon DL31 harbors:
- a CDS encoding thermosome (manually curated~TIGRFAM: Thermosome, archaeal~KEGG: htu:Htur_3025 thermosome~PFAM: Chaperonin Cpn60/TCP-1), with product MSQRQRTGGQPMIIMGEDSQRVKDEDAQNYNISAARAVAQAVRSTLGPKGMDKMLVDSMGEVTITNDGVTILQKMDIDNPTAEMIVEVAETQEEEAGDGTTTAVATAGELLKNAEDLLEQEIHPTAVIKGFHLASEQARKEVGDIAREVDPSDSDLLQKVAETSMTGKGAELDKEHLAALIVEAVRAVTVEADDGSHVVDLANLKIETQKGRGVSESDLLNGAVVSKDPVHDNMPTEVEGDILLLNEAIEVEETDVDTNVSIDSPDQLQSFLDQEEKQLRDKVDAIIDSGADVVFCQKGIDDLAQHYLAKEGILALRRVKSSDISFLRNVLGGAVVSDLHSLTADDLGYGSISRDEADELFYVEGDDAHGVTLLLRGSTDHVVDELERGVSDALDVVSTTVSDGRVVAGGGAIEVELASRLRDFADSVTGREQLAVEAFADSLELVPRVLAENAGLDSIDTLVDLRAAHESGDQTAGLNVYSGDVEDTYEGGVVEPAHSKEQALSSATEAANLVLKIDDIIAAGDLSTSGGDDEGGAGGMGGMGGMGGAM from the coding sequence ATGAGTCAACGACAGCGAACGGGAGGCCAGCCGATGATTATCATGGGCGAGGACTCTCAGCGAGTGAAGGACGAGGACGCACAGAACTACAACATCTCCGCGGCCCGCGCCGTCGCACAGGCGGTTCGGTCCACGCTCGGCCCGAAAGGGATGGACAAGATGCTCGTTGACTCGATGGGTGAGGTCACCATCACGAACGACGGCGTCACCATCCTGCAGAAGATGGACATCGACAACCCGACCGCAGAGATGATCGTCGAGGTTGCCGAGACCCAGGAGGAAGAGGCCGGCGACGGGACCACGACCGCCGTCGCGACCGCAGGCGAACTTCTCAAGAACGCCGAAGATCTCCTCGAGCAGGAGATTCACCCGACAGCCGTCATCAAGGGCTTCCACCTCGCGAGCGAGCAGGCCCGCAAAGAGGTCGGCGACATCGCCCGTGAGGTCGACCCCAGCGACTCCGACCTGCTCCAGAAGGTCGCCGAGACCTCCATGACCGGCAAGGGCGCCGAACTCGACAAGGAGCACCTCGCTGCGCTCATCGTCGAGGCCGTCCGCGCAGTCACCGTCGAGGCCGACGACGGCAGCCACGTCGTCGACCTGGCAAACCTGAAAATCGAGACCCAGAAGGGCCGTGGCGTCTCCGAGAGCGACCTGCTCAACGGTGCGGTCGTCTCGAAGGACCCCGTCCACGACAACATGCCAACCGAGGTCGAGGGCGACATCCTCCTCCTCAACGAGGCTATCGAAGTCGAGGAGACCGACGTCGACACGAACGTCTCCATCGACTCGCCCGACCAGCTCCAGTCGTTCCTCGACCAGGAGGAGAAGCAACTCCGCGACAAGGTCGACGCAATCATCGACTCCGGTGCTGACGTGGTGTTCTGCCAGAAGGGCATCGACGACCTCGCACAGCATTACCTCGCGAAGGAGGGCATCCTCGCACTCCGCCGCGTGAAGTCCTCGGATATCAGCTTCCTGCGCAACGTACTGGGCGGCGCCGTCGTCTCGGACCTCCACAGCCTCACCGCCGACGATCTCGGCTACGGCTCGATCTCCCGCGACGAGGCCGACGAGCTGTTCTACGTCGAGGGCGACGATGCCCACGGCGTAACGCTCCTGCTCCGCGGCTCCACCGACCACGTGGTCGACGAGCTCGAGCGCGGTGTCTCCGACGCGCTGGACGTCGTCTCGACCACGGTCTCCGACGGCCGCGTCGTCGCCGGTGGCGGCGCAATCGAAGTCGAACTCGCCAGCCGCCTGCGCGACTTCGCCGACTCCGTCACGGGCCGCGAGCAGCTCGCCGTCGAGGCGTTCGCTGACTCCCTGGAACTCGTCCCCCGCGTCCTCGCCGAGAACGCGGGTCTCGACTCCATCGACACGCTGGTCGACCTGCGCGCCGCTCACGAGAGCGGCGACCAGACGGCTGGCCTGAACGTGTACTCCGGCGACGTTGAGGACACCTACGAAGGTGGCGTCGTCGAGCCGGCCCACTCCAAGGAGCAGGCACTCTCGAGTGCCACCGAGGCCGCAAACCTCGTGCTCAAAATCGACGACATCATCGCGGCGGGCGACCTCTCGACGTCGGGCGGCGACGACGAGGGTGGCGCTGGCGGGATGGGCGGGATGGGTGGCATGGGCGGCGCTATGTGA
- a CDS encoding NUDIX hydrolase (PFAM: NUDIX hydrolase domain~KEGG: hvo:HVO_0762 Mut/NUDIX family protein), which produces MELSGVRDHEPVAVEGTERWAGVLATVLWRDGEPYVLFTKRADHLGDHPGQMSFPGGSREPSDDDLEATARREGQEEIGLRDEEITIVGRLDDITTVTGYAIRPFVAEIPDRTYDPDENEVAEIAVLSVAELIDPENYESERREHPHRGDVRLHFFHVDGYTVWGATGRLLAQLLELTTDWDVPKKVDRVVDPDADLPV; this is translated from the coding sequence ATGGAGTTGTCGGGCGTTCGGGACCACGAGCCAGTCGCCGTCGAGGGCACCGAGCGCTGGGCAGGCGTGCTCGCGACGGTGCTCTGGCGCGATGGCGAGCCCTACGTCCTGTTCACCAAGCGGGCCGACCACCTCGGCGACCACCCCGGCCAGATGTCGTTCCCCGGTGGCAGCCGCGAGCCGTCCGACGACGACCTCGAAGCGACGGCCCGCCGCGAAGGCCAAGAGGAGATTGGCCTGCGTGACGAGGAGATCACGATCGTCGGCCGCCTCGACGACATCACAACCGTGACGGGCTACGCCATCCGCCCGTTCGTCGCAGAGATTCCCGACCGGACGTACGACCCCGATGAGAACGAGGTGGCCGAAATCGCCGTCCTCTCTGTTGCGGAGCTCATTGACCCGGAAAACTACGAGTCCGAACGCCGCGAGCACCCCCACCGCGGCGACGTGCGCCTGCACTTCTTCCACGTCGACGGCTACACGGTCTGGGGGGCAACGGGCCGGCTGCTGGCCCAACTGCTCGAACTCACCACCGACTGGGACGTGCCGAAGAAGGTCGATAGAGTGGTCGACCCGGACGCTGACCTCCCGGTGTAG
- a CDS encoding transcription regulator (KEGG: hvo:HVO_0800 transcription regulator), with amino-acid sequence MTDGGEESQGRSSATQNGRRSGTVDESKRATLKRFAAAGAAAPFARLGGDDADAGESDARDAIIGYLTSTPGAHFSKLRDDLGLGTGETQHHVKRLVADDVLDSRRDGDYRRFYPADQFSPFEQVALGYLRRSTPRGMMLQLLQDPDATGAALASDLGVSRATVSNHAAELENAGLLSRADGYTLERPETLITLVVRYADSFDAGAVSFAAGADELLRYEP; translated from the coding sequence ATGACAGACGGTGGTGAGGAGAGCCAGGGACGCTCGTCTGCGACCCAGAACGGTCGGCGGTCTGGGACGGTCGACGAGAGCAAACGGGCGACTCTCAAGCGGTTCGCCGCGGCCGGCGCAGCCGCACCGTTCGCCCGACTCGGTGGCGACGACGCCGACGCTGGCGAGTCCGACGCTCGCGATGCCATCATCGGCTACCTCACGAGCACGCCCGGCGCCCACTTCTCGAAGCTGCGTGACGATCTGGGGTTGGGGACGGGTGAGACCCAGCACCACGTCAAGCGGCTGGTCGCCGACGACGTGCTCGACTCGCGCCGCGACGGCGACTACCGACGGTTCTACCCCGCCGACCAGTTCTCCCCGTTCGAACAGGTGGCGCTTGGCTACCTCCGCCGGTCGACGCCGCGTGGGATGATGCTCCAACTGCTGCAAGATCCCGATGCGACGGGCGCCGCACTCGCGAGCGACCTAGGGGTCTCCCGGGCCACAGTGAGCAACCACGCCGCCGAACTCGAGAACGCGGGGCTGCTCTCGCGGGCCGACGGCTACACGCTTGAGCGCCCTGAGACGCTCATCACGCTGGTGGTGCGCTACGCTGACTCCTTCGACGCCGGCGCCGTCTCCTTTGCTGCCGGGGCTGACGAGCTCCTGCGCTATGAGCCCTGA
- a CDS encoding hypothetical protein (KEGG: hje:HacjB3_00260 hypothetical protein), with translation MSTLSEKRVYAEQGEPTPVYVAADQGLVRAKLSGDAVGEFSLARRCTAQDVALGADGLLALSTNEATLVGGHTDELHETGFGAAVAVSFHDWAGTLVAADADGRVARLPVETLESGTLTAEEWVDFGSVDEVRAVDAPLVAASDGVYQLRDGDLDAAGLDDARDVTSRGAPLAATATGLYELGNGWMVARDGVHETVAGDGERAHAVDSAGTLYRRDGREWQTTAFDAADPVDVTYTADATVVATESGSLHVDAGDGWRSRAIGVTGVEAAVAARPA, from the coding sequence ATGAGCACGCTCTCGGAGAAGCGAGTCTACGCTGAGCAGGGCGAACCCACGCCGGTCTACGTCGCCGCCGACCAGGGACTTGTTCGGGCGAAGCTCTCCGGCGACGCCGTGGGTGAGTTCTCGCTTGCCCGACGCTGCACCGCCCAGGATGTCGCACTCGGCGCTGACGGCCTCCTCGCACTCTCGACCAACGAAGCGACGCTCGTTGGAGGGCACACAGACGAGCTTCACGAGACCGGGTTCGGAGCCGCGGTCGCTGTCTCGTTCCACGACTGGGCTGGCACGCTGGTCGCGGCCGACGCTGACGGCCGGGTGGCACGGCTCCCGGTCGAAACGCTCGAATCGGGGACGCTGACCGCAGAGGAGTGGGTTGATTTCGGCAGCGTCGACGAGGTTCGAGCGGTGGACGCGCCGTTGGTGGCCGCCAGTGACGGTGTCTACCAACTCCGCGACGGCGACCTCGACGCGGCGGGGCTGGACGATGCCCGGGACGTGACCAGCCGTGGCGCGCCGCTGGCGGCGACGGCTACGGGACTCTACGAACTCGGCAACGGCTGGATGGTGGCGCGCGACGGCGTCCACGAGACGGTAGCTGGTGATGGCGAGCGCGCACACGCCGTTGATTCGGCGGGAACGCTCTACCGCCGAGACGGGCGGGAGTGGCAAACGACGGCGTTCGACGCGGCTGACCCCGTCGACGTGACCTACACGGCAGATGCGACGGTCGTGGCGACGGAGTCGGGCTCGCTCCATGTCGACGCGGGCGATGGCTGGCGCTCGCGGGCGATCGGGGTGACTGGCGTCGAAGCGGCTGTGGCGGCCCGGCCCGCGTAA
- a CDS encoding hypothetical protein (KEGG: hbo:Hbor_24180 hypothetical protein) — MSTDGVMASSPVPADLSEKQRRILAHLSEAAPAQTYFKSRLVAEEVDMTAKEVGANMRALLTSEHGLDIEKWGYSSGTTWKVTPAE; from the coding sequence ATGAGCACGGACGGAGTGATGGCGAGTAGCCCGGTACCGGCTGATCTCTCGGAGAAACAGCGACGCATCCTGGCACATCTCAGCGAGGCGGCGCCCGCCCAGACCTACTTCAAGTCCCGGCTGGTCGCCGAGGAGGTGGATATGACCGCCAAGGAGGTCGGCGCGAACATGCGAGCGCTGCTCACCAGTGAGCACGGCCTCGACATCGAGAAGTGGGGCTACTCCTCCGGGACGACCTGGAAAGTGACGCCCGCAGAGTGA
- a CDS encoding glycosyl transferase family 2 (PFAM: Glycosyl transferase, family 2; Lysylphosphatidylglycerol synthetase/UPF0104~KEGG: hbo:Hbor_24190 hypothetical protein), translated as MSGPADGSDAVAEQAGDTAEGATLDPAGVEVSVVLPAYNEENTIEETVRTTLSTLATFLKPGSYEVIVAEDGCEDRTPDIADRLSKELPGVRHFHSDERLGRGGALEEAFSAAHGETLVYFDTDLATDMKHLAELVDTVRTGEADVATGSRWMPGKVADRPAKRGVPSKGYNGAVRLFLRTGLCDHQCGFKAVSHEAFDAIHDDVEDRHWFWDTELLVRAQRAGFRVKEFPVDWEPKGDSKVDLVRDVFGMGSQIIRTWWQLSVQPRITRRVSLAASVLLVVLALALSTQYLDFSAVASNIGAADPVLVAAAAAVYVVSWPLRGLRYRDILAELGFTERIGFLTGAIFVSQTGNLVFPARAGDAVRAYVVKARRGIPYPSGFASLAAERVFDLLTITALAGAVLLGYAATGQLAVVVESVTGAPESGRIAVFVAMFVGAVAIAAVVGIVLSARTDRNHVRALVTRFSSDSYADFVAGVLERFVGDVQKVGGNPKAFTRVGATSLLIWTFDVATAALVLQAFSPGLTPATLISVCFFAVSVGNLAKVLPLTPGGVGLYEAAFTLLVVGLTPLSSSLALGAAIVDHAVKNAVTVVGGIISMLALNVSLTTAVEETEDVDDEGVEEESVEEPAAQ; from the coding sequence ATGAGTGGCCCCGCCGACGGGAGCGATGCTGTCGCAGAGCAGGCGGGGGACACAGCCGAGGGTGCGACGCTGGACCCCGCAGGCGTCGAGGTCAGCGTCGTCCTGCCGGCGTACAACGAGGAGAACACCATCGAGGAGACGGTGCGGACGACGCTCTCGACGCTCGCCACGTTCCTGAAACCGGGCAGCTACGAGGTCATCGTCGCCGAGGACGGCTGCGAGGACCGAACGCCCGACATCGCCGACAGGCTGTCGAAAGAACTCCCCGGAGTCAGGCATTTCCACAGCGACGAGCGGCTCGGCCGCGGGGGCGCGCTCGAAGAAGCGTTTTCGGCGGCTCACGGCGAGACGCTGGTCTACTTCGACACCGACCTCGCGACCGACATGAAGCATCTGGCGGAGCTGGTCGACACGGTCCGAACCGGAGAAGCCGACGTGGCGACTGGCTCGCGGTGGATGCCCGGCAAGGTCGCCGACCGCCCGGCCAAGCGGGGGGTTCCCTCGAAGGGGTACAACGGTGCGGTCCGCCTGTTCCTCCGAACCGGGCTGTGTGACCACCAGTGTGGGTTCAAAGCGGTCTCTCACGAAGCGTTCGACGCCATCCACGATGACGTCGAGGACCGCCACTGGTTCTGGGACACTGAACTGCTCGTGCGCGCCCAGCGTGCGGGCTTCAGAGTGAAAGAGTTCCCCGTCGACTGGGAGCCGAAGGGCGATTCGAAAGTCGACCTCGTCCGTGACGTGTTCGGGATGGGGAGCCAGATCATCCGCACGTGGTGGCAGCTCTCGGTCCAGCCCCGCATCACCCGCCGGGTGAGCCTCGCCGCGAGCGTCCTCCTTGTCGTGCTTGCGCTCGCGCTCTCGACCCAGTACCTCGACTTCTCGGCCGTGGCCTCGAACATCGGCGCCGCCGACCCCGTGCTCGTGGCGGCCGCTGCGGCGGTCTACGTCGTCTCGTGGCCGCTGCGGGGGCTGCGCTACCGTGACATCCTCGCGGAACTAGGATTTACCGAACGCATCGGCTTCCTGACCGGCGCCATCTTCGTCTCCCAGACGGGGAACCTCGTCTTCCCGGCACGGGCGGGCGACGCCGTGCGGGCGTACGTCGTGAAAGCCCGCCGCGGCATCCCCTACCCGTCGGGATTCGCCTCGCTGGCAGCCGAGCGGGTGTTCGACCTGCTCACGATTACGGCGCTGGCAGGCGCGGTGCTGCTGGGCTACGCAGCGACGGGTCAGCTCGCAGTGGTCGTCGAGTCTGTGACGGGCGCCCCCGAGAGCGGCCGCATCGCGGTTTTCGTCGCGATGTTCGTCGGCGCCGTCGCTATCGCTGCCGTCGTGGGTATCGTGCTCTCGGCCCGCACAGACAGGAACCACGTCCGGGCGCTGGTGACCCGGTTCTCATCGGACTCCTACGCCGATTTCGTCGCGGGCGTGCTCGAGCGGTTCGTCGGCGACGTACAGAAGGTCGGCGGCAACCCCAAGGCGTTCACCCGCGTCGGCGCGACCAGCCTGCTCATCTGGACGTTCGACGTAGCGACCGCCGCGCTCGTACTCCAGGCGTTCTCGCCCGGCCTGACGCCGGCCACCCTGATATCGGTCTGTTTCTTCGCTGTCTCGGTGGGGAATCTCGCAAAGGTGCTCCCGCTCACGCCCGGCGGCGTCGGCCTCTACGAGGCGGCGTTCACGCTGCTCGTCGTTGGGCTCACACCGCTCTCCTCCTCGCTCGCGCTCGGGGCAGCTATCGTCGACCACGCGGTGAAAAACGCCGTCACCGTAGTCGGCGGGATCATCTCGATGCTCGCACTCAACGTCTCGTTGACGACCGCGGTCGAGGAGACTGAGGACGTAGATGACGAAGGGGTCGAGGAGGAGTCCGTCGAGGAGCCCGCAGCTCAGTAG
- a CDS encoding protein of unknown function DUF107 (PFAM: Nodulation efficiency, NfeD~KEGG: hla:Hlac_0560 protein of unknown function DUF107), with protein sequence MLLQVDLLGPQSLPLLLVTAGLALSIAEALAPGAHFIVLGVALLAAGLVGLLFGAAAGPFVLAALVLVFGALAFYGYREFDLYGGKGQAQTSDSDDLKGKTARVTERVTPNHGEVKVDGGGFNPYYSARTLDGEIPEGEEVIVVDPGGGNVVTVESLGAIEGSLDRELEHARAENATKAAEEETADEQGDPERETETERN encoded by the coding sequence ATGTTGCTTCAGGTTGACCTGTTGGGTCCACAGAGCCTCCCCCTGCTGCTCGTCACGGCGGGGCTGGCGCTGTCCATCGCGGAGGCGCTCGCACCGGGCGCGCACTTCATCGTCCTCGGCGTTGCGTTGCTCGCGGCGGGGCTGGTCGGCCTGCTGTTCGGCGCCGCCGCCGGCCCGTTCGTGCTCGCTGCCCTCGTCCTCGTCTTTGGCGCGCTGGCGTTCTATGGCTACCGAGAGTTCGACCTCTACGGCGGGAAGGGACAAGCCCAGACCAGCGACTCCGACGACCTCAAAGGGAAGACCGCCCGCGTCACCGAGCGCGTCACCCCGAACCACGGGGAGGTGAAGGTCGACGGCGGTGGCTTCAACCCCTACTACTCCGCACGAACCCTCGACGGCGAAATCCCCGAGGGCGAGGAGGTCATCGTCGTCGACCCTGGCGGCGGCAACGTCGTCACCGTCGAGTCCCTCGGCGCCATCGAGGGCAGCCTCGACCGGGAACTGGAACACGCTCGCGCCGAGAACGCCACAAAGGCCGCCGAAGAGGAGACAGCGGACGAACAGGGAGACCCTGAGCGCGAGACCGAAACCGAACGGAACTGA
- a CDS encoding 3-dehydroquinate dehydratase (HAMAP: Dehydroquinase class I~KEGG: hut:Huta_1182 3-dehydroquinate dehydratase~PFAM: Dehydroquinase class I), with product MFDSFTLVAATADLDDEPAARGVADLVEFRMDMADAPLTQLTAYEGELPLLVTNRPEWEGGETTGGLTRLEALEAAVGTEHVAAVDIELAALRSGGARGAAAGSVAAEAERLGVDVVVSVHDFSGTPSGRSMASLLSAAARLGDVGKLAVTAERRSDALALLSATHAADATGERVATMAMGEAGRHTRAVAPVYGSRIGYAPVRAENATAPGQYDLETLADLVDDLGA from the coding sequence ATGTTCGACTCGTTCACGCTCGTCGCCGCGACGGCCGATCTCGACGACGAGCCGGCGGCCCGCGGCGTTGCCGACCTCGTGGAGTTCCGGATGGATATGGCCGATGCACCACTAACCCAGCTCACTGCCTACGAGGGCGAGCTCCCGCTGCTGGTCACGAACCGTCCGGAATGGGAAGGCGGGGAGACGACTGGCGGACTGACCCGGTTGGAGGCGCTCGAAGCGGCCGTGGGCACCGAACACGTCGCGGCGGTCGATATCGAACTCGCGGCGCTCCGAAGCGGTGGTGCACGCGGGGCGGCTGCTGGCTCGGTCGCTGCCGAAGCCGAGCGCCTCGGTGTCGACGTCGTGGTCTCGGTCCACGACTTCTCCGGCACTCCCTCCGGCCGCTCGATGGCGTCGTTGCTCTCTGCAGCGGCGAGACTCGGCGACGTGGGGAAGCTGGCCGTCACCGCAGAGCGCCGGAGTGATGCCTTGGCGCTGCTGTCGGCGACCCACGCCGCTGACGCCACAGGCGAGCGTGTGGCGACGATGGCGATGGGTGAGGCAGGTCGGCACACCCGTGCAGTCGCGCCGGTCTACGGCTCGCGCATTGGCTATGCACCGGTTCGAGCCGAGAACGCGACGGCACCCGGCCAGTACGACCTCGAGACGCTGGCGGACCTGGTCGACGACCTCGGCGCGTAG
- a CDS encoding protein of unknown function DUF84 (KEGG: hbo:Hbor_24200 hypothetical protein~TIGRFAM: Protein of unknown function DUF84~PFAM: Protein of unknown function DUF84): protein MRIAVGSGNPVKRRAVETAVASMVEAPEVVTESVDSGVSEQPYGQSETITGAETRARNALAAGAYDLGVGLEGGVARIDGAEGLFLVMWTVVTDGEQLGHGSGPSFRLPDRIAGRVEAGEELGPVMDDMLGEEDVAKNQGAAGALSAGVVDRDDALAAGVAAAMGPFVTDHY, encoded by the coding sequence ATGCGAATCGCCGTCGGTAGCGGAAACCCGGTGAAGCGTCGTGCGGTCGAGACAGCCGTCGCCAGCATGGTCGAGGCCCCGGAGGTGGTGACTGAATCCGTCGACTCCGGCGTCTCCGAACAGCCCTACGGGCAGTCAGAGACCATCACGGGCGCGGAAACCCGAGCGCGGAACGCCCTCGCCGCGGGCGCGTACGACCTCGGTGTCGGCCTCGAAGGCGGCGTCGCGCGAATCGACGGCGCCGAGGGACTCTTTCTGGTGATGTGGACGGTCGTCACCGACGGCGAGCAACTGGGCCACGGCTCTGGGCCCTCATTCCGCCTCCCAGACCGTATCGCTGGCCGAGTGGAGGCCGGTGAGGAACTGGGGCCGGTGATGGACGACATGCTCGGCGAGGAAGACGTGGCTAAGAACCAGGGTGCGGCGGGCGCGCTCTCGGCAGGTGTCGTGGACCGCGACGACGCGCTCGCGGCTGGCGTGGCCGCGGCGATGGGGCCATTCGTGACCGACCACTACTGA
- a CDS encoding ABC-type transporter, periplasmic subunit (PFAM: Periplasmic binding protein~KEGG: hla:Hlac_0602 iron/cobalamin ABC transporter periplasmic substrate-binding protein), with amino-acid sequence MRLVSLAPSATATLTAMGAGGNLVGVTVHCEREALDSDPNHVGGWLNPDYEAVSALEPDLVLTSDPLQRDVRDELRERDLPVFHHEPATLDEAVSGFADVGDAVAAPDAGDALARESRERLERVREAVADEPRPTVYCEEWSEPPMAAGNWVPEAVNAAGGQYPFVEAGERSREVEAADVREADPDHVVLHICGHGELVDPDGFRERGWAPAAAVHVIDDAELNQPSPRLFDGIERVADLLHGWEPPERTASDR; translated from the coding sequence ATGCGACTCGTCTCACTCGCACCGAGCGCAACGGCGACGCTGACGGCGATGGGCGCCGGCGGCAACCTCGTCGGCGTGACAGTCCACTGCGAACGTGAGGCCCTCGACAGCGACCCCAACCATGTCGGCGGTTGGCTGAACCCCGACTACGAGGCGGTGAGCGCCCTGGAACCGGATCTCGTCCTCACGAGCGACCCCCTCCAACGCGACGTCCGCGACGAACTCCGCGAGCGGGATCTTCCGGTGTTCCATCACGAACCAGCGACACTGGACGAAGCTGTCAGTGGGTTCGCGGACGTGGGGGACGCGGTCGCTGCGCCCGACGCCGGGGACGCACTCGCGAGGGAGAGCCGCGAGCGACTCGAACGCGTCCGCGAGGCCGTCGCCGACGAGCCACGCCCGACCGTCTACTGTGAGGAGTGGTCCGAGCCGCCGATGGCTGCAGGCAACTGGGTGCCGGAGGCGGTCAACGCCGCGGGCGGGCAGTACCCGTTCGTCGAAGCTGGCGAGCGGTCCCGGGAGGTCGAGGCAGCGGACGTGCGGGAAGCTGACCCGGACCACGTCGTGCTCCACATCTGCGGTCACGGCGAGTTGGTCGACCCCGACGGCTTCCGGGAGCGTGGCTGGGCCCCCGCCGCGGCGGTCCACGTCATTGACGACGCGGAACTGAATCAGCCAAGTCCCCGACTGTTTGACGGAATCGAGCGGGTAGCCGACCTCTTGCACGGCTGGGAGCCGCCAGAGCGCACCGCAAGCGACAGGTAG
- a CDS encoding hypothetical protein (KEGG: hla:Hlac_1457 hypothetical protein) codes for MQEATHDELAGVVDLFEALTRAELEQALVELAFRQGSAVREEAVAAAVEEAVREYYLVPLPANAVTGAVDSGKVLIVGPVAFPMLPPDGEDLPHILEVPTRAVNREAAAGTVAARLREDAAAAIEADDTERASHLADVTYDLEAWGPVDLEELRAELLAVAD; via the coding sequence ATGCAGGAGGCCACCCACGACGAACTCGCGGGCGTCGTCGACCTCTTCGAGGCGCTCACCCGCGCGGAACTGGAGCAAGCGCTGGTGGAACTCGCCTTCCGACAGGGCAGCGCCGTCCGCGAGGAGGCCGTCGCCGCCGCCGTCGAGGAGGCAGTTCGGGAGTACTACCTTGTCCCACTGCCTGCCAACGCGGTGACGGGTGCTGTGGATTCGGGGAAGGTGCTCATCGTCGGTCCCGTGGCGTTCCCCATGCTCCCGCCAGACGGCGAGGACTTACCACACATCCTCGAGGTGCCGACGCGGGCGGTGAACCGCGAAGCCGCTGCTGGGACTGTCGCCGCACGCCTGCGCGAGGATGCTGCGGCCGCTATCGAGGCCGACGACACGGAGCGTGCGTCCCACCTCGCGGACGTAACCTACGACCTGGAAGCGTGGGGACCGGTGGACCTCGAGGAGCTCCGGGCAGAGCTACTCGCAGTCGCGGACTGA
- a CDS encoding hypothetical protein (KEGG: nph:NP1190A hypothetical protein), which produces MSDASPAEEETEEEWEFSLEEVTEGGQVHPEPEPIEAGSPTAEGVFFVLLGIGLTIFVLVGF; this is translated from the coding sequence ATGAGTGACGCCTCGCCAGCGGAGGAGGAAACCGAGGAGGAGTGGGAGTTCAGCTTGGAGGAGGTGACGGAGGGTGGCCAGGTCCACCCCGAGCCCGAACCCATCGAAGCCGGCTCGCCCACCGCGGAAGGGGTGTTTTTCGTCCTGTTGGGCATCGGGCTGACCATTTTCGTCCTGGTCGGGTTCTGA